A stretch of DNA from Equus caballus isolate H_3958 breed thoroughbred chromosome 13, TB-T2T, whole genome shotgun sequence:
AGgcagaagctctagggcaaggaaatTTGTGGGTTTGTGTCAAAGCTCCACCAATCAGGAGCTTCAAGCTaagatggggaggctggaaagatggaagTTGGGATGGGAATCCTGGTATGGACAAGAAATTCCTCCTGGGTCAAAggcaggaggatgtccaggaagggagaagggcgggTCACGGATGGACCGAGTTTGCCTGGAGTcccatgagaaaaggggaagcgaGAGCTCACCACCTTGTGGCTGCCAGCTACCTGTTGGGCGGCACTGGCGGCAGGCGTCGGGCTCTAAGTCTCTGAAAGtatcaggagagggaaggagaaactggcgtcccaggctcccaggggaggggaacCTCTCCAGCATGAATGTggtgcggggcgggggaggggggcacgATCTCCGCTTTGCCGGGTGCCCCAGGCCTAGCGCACGCCGCCTCTGTTCTGCATCCCCCTCTGCAGGCGCGCTCGAGGCGCACTCCCCCTTCCCTCGACGGCGCGGACCACGCGCCCGGGCCCCTCCGCCTCCCATCCACTCCTTTCTCTACCCGCAGAAAGTTAGCAGCGGGGAGGGAACTCGGGGCTGCAacagggcgcggcggcggcggcagagaCTGAAGCAGGAGCCGCGTCGGAGCCGGGGAAGCGGGGGCGCTGCAGACGGAGCAGGTGCAGCCGGTGGGTCCGCGCGCCCCCCTTGGTCCCCTTGCCGGAGGCtgaggggggtggtggggggccaCCCGGACTCCGTGGGAAGAGTGGGTAGGGGGATCATGCAGCCGGGCTCTTCCCCGGCGCAGCGCGACAGCGGCCAGGGCCGGGGTGCAGTGGCGTCGCTTCACGCTGCCTGGGCggctgggtggggggggggggccgggcgggggcgctGGCGGCGGCTGAAACCATGTCCGGGCTGCGTCGGGGGCTGCCGCCACCGCTGCCGCAGCGAGCCCGGAGCCGCGATGACCCCGTGGCCCTCACCTCCTCCGCTTCTGCCTCTACTTctcgccgcgccgccgccgcctggcgcGCAAGCTGCTTTTTCTCTGCGCCTTGTCCCTGTCTGTCACCTACCTGTGCTACAGCCTCCTGGGCGGCTCGGGCACCCTGCAGTTCCCCGTGGTGCTGCAGGAGCCGCCGGCACTGCCGCCGAGCCCCCGCCGAGCCCGCCGCCACCCTCTCTACTGCCGCCCCCCATGCGCCTCGGCACCCCCTCACAGCCCTCCGCGCTGCCGCCGGACAACGCGAGCCGCGAGGAGCCTCCGGAGCCCTCcaagcagccccctgcccccgggGCCGACGGCTGGGGTCTGGCGAGCGGCAGCGGGTTCGTTCGGGACACCTGGCTCCGGACCCCTGTGGCCCCTGGCGAGATGATCACGGCGCAGAGCGCGCTGCTGGAGAGGGAAGCGCAGAAGTCCAGCACCACCCACGAGGAGCTCGCAGGCCAGAGAGCGGTGAATGGGAGCAGCGAGAGGGGCGGCGCCCTCAGCACCCTcaactatggggagaagaagctgcCACAGGCGCTCATCATCGGGATCAAGAAAGGAGGCACCCGCGAGCTGCTGGAGGCGATCCGAG
This window harbors:
- the LOC138917070 gene encoding heparan sulfate glucosamine 3-O-sulfotransferase 4-like isoform X1, whose amino-acid sequence is MKRCTNTATQLLSAYKKVSSGEGTRGCNRARRRRQRLKQEPRRSRGSGGAADGAGAAGGSARPPWSPCRRLRGVVGGHPDSVGRVGRGIMQPGSSPAQRDSGQGRGAVASLHAAWAAGWGGGAGRGRWRRLKPCPGCVGGCRHRCRSEPGAAMTPWPSPPPLLPLLLAAPPPPGAQAAFSLRLVPVCHLPVLQPPGRLGHPAVPRGAAGAAGTAAEPPPSPPPPSLLPPPMRLGTPSQPSALPPDNASREEPPEPSKQPPAPGADGWGLASGSGFVRDTWLRTPVAPGEMITAQSALLEREAQKSSTTHEELAGQRAVNGSSERGGALSTLNYGEKKLPQALIIGIKKGGTRELLEAIRVHPDVRACGPWA
- the LOC138917070 gene encoding uncharacterized protein isoform X3, whose translation is MKRCTNTATQLLSAYKKVSSGEGTRGCNRARRRRQRLKQEPRRSRGSGGAADGAGAAASWAARAPCSSPWCCRSRRHCRRAPAEPAATLSTAAPHAPRHPLTALRAAAGQREPRGASGALQAAPCPRGRRLGSGERQRVRSGHLAPDPCGPWRDDHGAERAAGEGSAEVQHHPRGARRPESGEWEQREGRRPQHPQLWGEEAATGAHHRDQERRHPRAAGGDPSPPGRAGLRAVGIEPHFFDRNYEKGLEWYR
- the LOC138917070 gene encoding heparan sulfate glucosamine 3-O-sulfotransferase 4-like isoform X2, whose translation is MQPGSSPAQRDSGQGRGAVASLHAAWAAGWGGGAGRGRWRRLKPCPGCVGGCRHRCRSEPGAAMTPWPSPPPLLPLLLAAPPPPGAQAAFSLRLVPVCHLPVLQPPGRLGHPAVPRGAAGAAGTAAEPPPSPPPPSLLPPPMRLGTPSQPSALPPDNASREEPPEPSKQPPAPGADGWGLASGSGFVRDTWLRTPVAPGEMITAQSALLEREAQKSSTTHEELAGQRAVNGSSERGGALSTLNYGEKKLPQALIIGIKKGGTRELLEAIRVHPDVRACGPWA
- the LOC138917070 gene encoding heparan sulfate glucosamine 3-O-sulfotransferase 4-like isoform X4, which encodes MRLGTPSQPSALPPDNASREEPPEPSKQPPAPGADGWGLASGSGFVRDTWLRTPVAPGEMITAQSALLEREAQKSSTTHEELAGQRAVNGSSERGGALSTLNYGEKKLPQALIIGIKKGGTRELLEAIRVHPDVRACGPWA